From Strix aluco isolate bStrAlu1 chromosome 5, bStrAlu1.hap1, whole genome shotgun sequence:
AATGGTCATTGTTATTCAGTATtcttcactgagaaaaaaatcgCTAAAATCTAGAGGAATTCaggacttaagaaaaaaaaataaaatcatatcgAGTAGAAACATAGGTAAAAACCAACTATACTTATTCAAAGAATTTTGTGCAGACAGATCATAAATTCCTGCTCTTCTCCAATAAGCCACAGCAGAGGACAGCCTAAGAAATTTACCTATAATAATTATTAGAGCTTTCGTGATTTTTCAGCTACTTTGAAGGTTCTATTTTTGCTCTGTTCAACAACAtagtttcttctatttttttctcttccaccagAAAATTTCTGAGGCTGGGCAGTGCCTTCTTCATGTTTCTCCTAGAGCTTGGACTGAAATAGGAGTTCTTTCCAGTTCATGGGCTCAATTATGTAGTACCTTTTCCTCAAGGGTTTCAGGCCATGAGACCCTGAAGAACTCAGAGGCTACACAGTAACTCATGTATTCCAGTAGTTTATCTCAAAGTACACTGATCTGGCTGTATAAAAACAGGGGCAACAGAGTATGCTAAGGGTATCAagcctctcttcccttcctttttcatttcttccttctgatTCACTCCAGCCCTTTCCACCATGCTCTATGGAAATCTTTCTGAGTAAAAGCAATTGgcttttaaacagcttttatcATTAAGTTGTTAATGAAGGATGattcacaggttaaaaaaaaaggaagagggaaacggagaagaaatgctgccttttttttttttttttaagtatttatgcAGTTGGATAGGTTTCCATTATATATAAACACTGTGCAAATACTGTGTTTTACTTTTTCATCAGAAATGGAGTCATTCTCCTCCCAGTCTTCTTGGAAGTCTTTGTGATATCAGAAGATGCatggaaacaaacccacaataACTGAAGTTGAAAGTGATTGTAATTCTGACTGTTCAAATCATTTGATCATTGCCATTTTTATTCACAtgcatttaacagaaaaaatgGAGAAGTCATCTGTTCAGTTCTGAACCTTGTGACATAAAAAGACCTGAACCATAGGCCTTGAACCAAAGGTTGAACCATAGGCCTCgaaccagagttgacttctgagtgaacctagGACTTGACTTCTGAGTCAACCTCTCAACCAGCATCATTTCAGCATGAAGTATGACCAcggtaatatcctctgaaaactacagataaagaatatatatttttggaccctaagccagtggtttcctagaagacaggaactcctcggaTGCACCTGGGATCCTGGCCAGAGCCAGGGTGCTCCcgagtgaagtgaagccaatctaccagaAGTTTTCGTGccctttttttatatgatttatttgttaaactgtataacaGTAGGAACCCTCTCACAGCGAAGATGGAGACCCCACCTACGAGTGGACGCACTGCCTAGGAGTTCCCCATTGCCGGTTCTCTGATCCTTCGCTGTgacggggctccccagctgaagcacggATCTGGATGACGGTAAAGTATTAGGGcaattggtgatgtatctttcttaatcactatagctaactctatgtagtaatgatcaggtgcattaccttaCTTATTCTTTATCAGGtacattaccttgcttattctttctgctgctttaaactaaagtaaaataagcttatcttttttaacttggtgtctgtgcCCTTTATGTTGACCCCATCAATTTGCAAAACACCTTGACAATCCAGTTCTTTGGGGACACAACAGGCCCCCTGATCTTCAATGCCATGATCAACATGGGCAACTTTGGTGGGATCTCTGGCAGCTGACGCAGGTTCACAATCAACTGGGAAACCTGAAAGCTTCCATATCTTGGTATGATTtaataaaaagaactttaaagTATCTGCATTTCTTGTACATGAAACTCAAGTCATTGAAGACAGAATAACTATAAAATTGACTAAATAGCCATTGCTAAAAAGGGTTGCCTATAAAATGAACAAGCCAAAAAAGTACAGTCAGAGTAGAAAAGTAAATAGTGCAGTGTAAGTACAAGGTACTGGTACCTGATCCATCACCTGTCCACAAAAGTGCCTCATATGCCTGATACCTCAGTTAGGTCTCCAGTTAAGATCTATCCGGACAGATGTCTCAGTATTATTTCTGGGCTGGGCAGGCCAGCAGCAGGAGTGGCAACAACATGATTGAACATCTGGGACCCAGCAATTTTGGTCTGGGAAATCACACAACCTGTGGTGCCCAGTGGAAGCAGTATGTCAGTGCAACTGTCCCAGGTTTCTTTCCCTGCCACAGTAAGTCAGGCCCCTTGCATAACACCCCTTCCCTCTTCTTGTAACTCTATATACCCAGAAACCACCATCTGAAAATAACCAATGACCCACTGCAGTTTAGAGAGTCACTGAGgtgcagaagagagaaggaaCATCTTGATGTAGCCAGAAATCAGTCTTGTAAAATGTTCCGTGTGGACTAAAAATGTTCCCCCTGAAAAAGACAAGTCAGGGATTCATCCTTCAGACAGACCACTGCTGTTCCCCAGATGTTCTCACTGGAGCTCTCTAGGCCAGAAAGAAAGGGGTGCATCACCGATAGCATCCATCTAAAGACACTGACCAGAAGGGATGAACTTCCAGAATTCACACCGGTCTCCAGTGATTCCActgctgctcagctctgcccaCTGCTGCCCTTTTCATTagtactcttctttttttctttcctacccCGCACTCATATACAGCAAGGCAATTCCTTATGGACATTGTCAAGACTAGACTTGGAGGTGAGCACTTGTCCCACCTGTTTTGTACAACCTACAGTGAAGATTAGTGAAAGGGGGTGTAGTAAAGAACATGCTGTGCTCAAGAGACAGTAATCACCTAGCCTCCTCTTTTTAACTCCACTGCAAATAAGCCTAGAATGGAGGGTAAATAAAGTTCTCTAGTGGACATTTTCTCTTAGCCTTTATCAAGCCCTCTGTTGTGTGCTTGAATGTCTGCGCTTTCAACCATTTTGTATTTTACACTTTTTCCCCTAACCTTTGTCTTGTGAGCAGCTCCTCAGGGCTGTATAAATGTATGTCCCACAGTAAATGAAGAAAGgacttttttccctttgataTTTCCACCATAAACATTTGGGCTACAGACACTATAGTCTTGAAATTCCTTGAGGGTCAAGTGAAAATAGAAGACAatcccttttcttcctgttaCCCAGAGCTCTTTTTGTCAAGGGAAAAAGGACTGCTGAGACTAAGAATGTCCACTCTGTATCTATCTTGCCAACTGCACAGAGTATAAACTCTCCAGCATCTAAATTCCTCCCAATCCTCTTTTATCTGGATGATAATCACTATTCCAGTGCCAGGACCCTTTCTCCACACAGTGGGAAACAAACTGGCAAAAACAGGGCCCTTTATCCCAGTGCCCCAGTGTGGTCCCCGAGTAGGAGAACTGGAAGTGCCTCTTGGCTACACAACAGGCATAATCAGAGGAGAAATAGTGCAAGGCTCGCTGGAACATCTCTTCGGCAGAGGGTTTTCCCTCTCCAAAAGTCTCTGAGAAGTGCCTTCTGCACCCTGCCAGGGAGATGTAAACGAACTGGAGCTTCACTCGGGAATCACAGCCAACCAGCAGGGAATACTTTGTTAGCAATGAGTTGGCCTCACCAGCAACCTGGGACATCTCCAGAAGTTTCTCATCAGCTGATCTGATTTTGTTATTGTAGGCacaattaacaaaagcagaaaaggtAGACAAACTTGCGAAGACCATAATACAGCCAAAGAAAGCTTCATAGGAGTCACCAGAGTCCTGGCctaatgaagaaaataagaagATGGCAACCATCAAATAGAAGATTCCTAACAGGCAAGCTGATATCTCAAAGATACTGACTAAAAAACAAGGTGATGATACCCTAGATGATACCTCATTAATCATCTGCAAGGCCTTTCTGTAGACCTCAGTATCTTCACAGACTATTTTCACCTGGTCAGGCAGTGCCTCACTGAATGTGCCTCCTCTCCATTTTGAAATAACCTGATCATCCACTGCAGGTAGGGCTAGGAGAGATTTCCCATTGTAAAGAGATGGAGGGCTATAAGGAACCATGGTAGCATTCTTCATCTCGTGGTTGGGAGTGCAAATGACCTTGATAACTTTATCCAAAAAGTGGATGTCACTGGTGTCAATATAAGTCAAATGGGTAAGATGCAGCGGCACAAAACAGGGCACCAACATGATGGGGATCACTGGCTTCCTTTCTAAACAGTCTTGGAAGATAGACAGATTGGCTTCCAGAAGGCACCACCTGCTCTGGACAAAGTCAGGGCTGAGGACTAAGACAATTTTCTGGCTTCCTTGAATGGCCTCAACCATGTTTTCAATAATTGTTTTACCTGGTATAAAGTCCCTCTCATGATAACAGACCTTCAGATTAGGAATCATGGCTTCTAGGCTCTGGATAAGGTTCCTCGCCCAGGCTGAATTCATGTTACTGTAACTGACAAAGATGTGGTGAGTCTCATGGGCTGCCAGTGCAGGTAGATCAGGAAGCATCTGTGGTCCTTGAAGATCTGTTATTCCTACTCTTGCAGATAATGCAGAACTGGTCTCA
This genomic window contains:
- the LOC141923684 gene encoding uncharacterized protein LOC141923684, coding for MMDFEEEIKPILDTCISETSSALSARVGITDLQGPQMLPDLPALAAHETHHIFVSYSNMNSAWARNLIQSLEAMIPNLKVCYHERDFIPGKTIIENMVEAIQGSQKIVLVLSPDFVQSRWCLLEANLSIFQDCLERKPVIPIMLVPCFVPLHLTHLTYIDTSDIHFLDKVIKVICTPNHEMKNATMVPYSPPSLYNGKSLLALPAVDDQVISKWRGGTFSEALPDQVKIVCEDTEVYRKALQMINEVSSRVSSPCFLVSIFEISACLLGIFYLMVAIFLFSSLGQDSGDSYEAFFGCIMVFASLSTFSAFVNCAYNNKIRSADEKLLEMSQVAGEANSLLTKYSLLVGCDSRVKLQFVYISLAGCRRHFSETFGEGKPSAEEMFQRALHYFSSDYACCVAKRHFQFSYSGTTLGHWDKGPCFCQFVSHCVEKGSWHWNSDYHPDKRGLGGI